A genomic region of bacterium contains the following coding sequences:
- a CDS encoding class I SAM-dependent methyltransferase: MPHVCPWWFVWTFDNPVRNLIHNIEKIYSPYIKPGMEVLDIGCGGGFTTLRLARLLQGRGHVHAVDMQAAMLSMTQKRAKKFGVADRIVLHQCRQDSLDITVAVDFANVFWVAHEVPDIQEFLKQIFGNLKPGGRLLITEPKIHVSAHDFEKTIQVAQALGFKTETPPNIAFSITMLFKK; this comes from the coding sequence ATGCCGCATGTGTGTCCCTGGTGGTTTGTCTGGACTTTTGACAATCCGGTGCGCAATCTGATCCACAATATAGAGAAAATTTACAGTCCTTATATCAAACCGGGCATGGAAGTCCTGGATATCGGCTGCGGGGGTGGATTTACCACCCTGCGGCTGGCCAGGCTCCTACAGGGCCGGGGACATGTGCATGCAGTGGATATGCAGGCAGCCATGCTGTCCATGACCCAAAAGCGCGCGAAAAAATTTGGGGTGGCGGACCGGATTGTATTGCATCAGTGCCGACAGGACAGTCTCGATATTACTGTAGCAGTCGATTTTGCCAATGTATTCTGGGTGGCGCATGAAGTGCCGGATATACAGGAATTTCTTAAGCAAATTTTTGGCAACTTGAAGCCAGGGGGACGGCTGCTGATTACAGAGCCCAAAATCCATGTTTCCGCACATGATTTTGAAAAAACCATACAGGTGGCACAGGCATTGGGATTCAAAACAGAGACACCTCCCAATATTGCATTTAGTATAACAATGTTATTTAAGAAATAG